One Salmo trutta chromosome 12, fSalTru1.1, whole genome shotgun sequence genomic region harbors:
- the zgc:162592 gene encoding adenosine receptor A2b has product MLATLNLSESEDTNLTSTDTQMLLERHRPIKIGIISVLGAMITLGNIAVIMVISSSVSGWSRNSRYFLLSLTGADSAFGLIITPLNLCVSLAKDYSEGPDFLCHIVAFFNATIYSTCMYTLATISLERYIAVFYPLKYSSLMTRRRTVLLIAFAWCFPPFLLVPISFPNGIIEVHFSTASLVCNPSYSTNVVYSLTLTCLIFFPCSIIMTCANLRLWFAAKRQRVKMRAQHLGRHNRPDVASRVLVPVMTVYYTCWTPCMAAIIYNAISGNRVPEWMEFVVVWLPTSNGFLNCIFYFWINLSFRRKFCLLFQRLCLTLCPDLAKALGCTASSQTVVWDNNNTLQERCSSVSSTCTLITLASDTPF; this is encoded by the exons ATGTTGGCAACACTCAATTTGTCTGAGTCCGAGGACACCAATCTAACCAGCACAGATACGCAAATGCTTCTAGAACGGCACAGGCCCATTAAAATTGGCATAATATCAGTTTTAGGAGCGATGATCACGTTGGGGAATATTGCAGTTATCATGGTGATTTCTTCATCGGTGTCCGGCTGGTCAAGGAACTCCCGATACTTTTTACTCTCACTCACCGGTGCTGATTCGGCGTTTGGACTGATCATCACGCCATTGAATCTGTGCGTCAGTCTTGCGAAAGACTACAGTGAAGGCCCAGACTTCCTCTGTCACATTGTGGCTTTCTTCAACGCGACGATCTATTCGACTTGCATGTACACACTAGCTACAATAAGTCTAGAAAGATACATAGCAGTGTTTTACCCACTGAAGTACTCATCACTGATGACAAGGAGAAGAACGGTGCTTCTGATCGCGTTTGCGTGGTGTTTTCCTCCATTTTTACTTGTGCCCATATCTTTTCCTAACGGGATAATTGAGGTCCACTTTTCTACAGCGTCACTGGTTTGCAATCCATCGTACTCTACTAACGTTGTGTACTCTCTAACGTTGACGTGCCTCATCTTCTTTCCTTGTTCAATCATCATGACTTGCGCAAACCTGCGCCTTTGGTTTGCTGCAAAGAGACAGCGGGTAAAGATGCGGGCGCAACACCTGGGTCGTCATAACAGACCCGACGTAGCCTCCAGGGTGCTTGTCCCTGTGATGACCGTGTACTACACATGTTGGACGCCGTGCATGGCGGCAATTATCTATAATG CCATCTCGGGCAACAGAGTTCCAGAGTGGATGGAGTTTGTGGTGGTGTGGCTGCCAACCTCCAACGGTTTCCTCAACTGCATCTTCTACTTCTGGATCAACCTCAGCTTCCGTAGAAAGTTCTGCCTGCTCTTCCAGCGGCTGTGTCTCACATTGTGCCCAGATTTGGCCAAGGCCCTGGGCTGCACAGCCAGCTCACAGACTGTAGTCTGGGACAATAACAACACCCTCCAGGAGCGCTGCTCCAGTGTGTCGTCAACCTGTACCCTGATAACCCTGGCCAGTGACACCCCCTTCTGA